The genomic region GCTTAGCTCGGCACGCCTGCGTTTATCTGCGGTTCGAATTCTCATAGCTATCAGGCAGGAGATTATAAATTGATTTTGACAGGTTATTCTCAGGTAATACCTAAGATACCCACTCCATGTTAAAGAGAGCCAAAAATATATTCAACTTCAATTAATAAAACATAATAAGAATAAGCATTAAATACTTTATAAGGCAATTACTTTTAACAACATTTTCGGGAGGTTTTCAATATGGCAGTAAAGAAATATGAAGCTAATGGTATTGTAATTGAGATCGATTTAGACAAATGCATGGGGGCAGGTGAGTGTGTGGATGTTTGTCCTGTAGAAGTGTTCGAACTTGTAGATGAAAAATCCACAGCACCAAATATTGTAGAATGTACTGAGTGCTGTCTCTGCGTTGACTCGTGTCCTGCAGATGCAATAACCCATAGTTCCTGTTAAGAATTTTCAGTATTAAAGTTGTTGAGGTCAAATTTATTTTTGCGCCCTTTGCGGTTAAATAGCATAAACATCACTGAATCGGACTACGTTTATTTATATCACCGCAAAGGGCGCGAACAG from Methanosarcinales archaeon harbors:
- a CDS encoding 4Fe-4S binding protein, producing the protein MAVKKYEANGIVIEIDLDKCMGAGECVDVCPVEVFELVDEKSTAPNIVECTECCLCVDSCPADAITHSSC